The following proteins come from a genomic window of Marispirochaeta sp.:
- a CDS encoding transposase, giving the protein MARYKNYDPSQGQFLIINFADQLIPGTFEHTINYLIENKLDLSILDYHYKNDATGAPAYNPGILLKIILYSYSLGINSSGKMEQLCRTNIIMKSLTVDSHPHFTVLSDYIVLMKDEIQRLFVQLLLVCEELDLMGKTVFAIDGCKLPSNAAKEWSGTFADLEKKKAKFEQLSNQLLERHSKQDSVETNGNDISEEKKKRIENINRKVKRIDAFLKNNTKKMGPRKKEVQSNITDNESAKIKSSKGIIQGYNGIAVADEKNQIIVAAEAFGRGQEQRFFGPLVEQTEKNLKTVTGENDSGGYRVFFVRII; this is encoded by the coding sequence ATGGCCAGATATAAAAACTATGATCCAAGTCAGGGACAATTTCTCATAATAAATTTCGCCGATCAGCTAATTCCGGGAACATTCGAGCATACGATCAATTATCTTATCGAAAATAAACTCGATCTCTCAATCCTGGATTATCACTATAAGAATGACGCAACGGGAGCTCCGGCGTATAACCCCGGAATCCTACTGAAGATAATACTCTATTCGTATTCATTGGGAATAAACTCCTCCGGAAAAATGGAACAATTATGCCGAACGAATATCATCATGAAATCATTAACAGTCGATAGCCATCCGCATTTTACGGTACTATCGGATTACATAGTATTGATGAAAGATGAGATCCAGAGGCTTTTTGTTCAGCTCCTTCTTGTATGTGAAGAGTTGGACCTGATGGGGAAGACAGTATTTGCAATAGACGGGTGTAAGCTGCCGTCCAATGCTGCGAAAGAATGGAGCGGGACATTTGCCGATCTTGAGAAGAAGAAGGCAAAGTTTGAACAACTTTCAAACCAATTGCTGGAACGACATTCGAAGCAGGATTCTGTAGAAACGAATGGTAATGATATATCGGAAGAGAAGAAGAAAAGGATTGAGAACATAAACCGGAAAGTAAAGCGGATTGATGCGTTTCTTAAAAACAATACAAAGAAAATGGGTCCCAGGAAGAAGGAAGTGCAGTCAAACATCACCGACAACGAAAGCGCGAAAATAAAATCATCGAAAGGTATAATTCAGGGGTATAACGGAATAGCGGTGGCCGATGAGAAGAATCAGATAATTGTTGCTGCGGAGGCGTTTGGCAGAGGTCAAGAGCAGCGTTTTTTTGGACCGCTTGTTGAACAGACGGAAAAGAACCTGAAAACCGTCACGGGAGAAAACGATTCTGGCGGATACCGGGTTTTTTTTGTGAGGATAATCTGA